CGATGGCGTCGTTTGGGCAGACCTTCTCGCAGATGCCGCAACCGCGGCAGTAGTTCTTGATCGAATGGGTCTGCCGGATCACCGGCACGGCCGAAAAGCGGGTCTTCGGCTCGGGGAACTCCCCTTCGGAGAAGACCATGCGCCGGCGCTCGACCTTGGGCTCGATGGCCCGAAAGGAGCAGGCCGCCACGCAGGAGCCGCACAGGGTGCAGCGGCTGGCGTCATAGCGGATCTTCCAGGGAAGATCGTTGGGAGTCACATCCTGGACCTTCATTGTTTCCATCTCTGCACCTCCAGGCTGTTATCGATCACCACCGTCTCGCGCTCGTGGGGATAGATGTCCGTCTCCCAGTCGCGGTCGGGGAGGATTTCATTGATGCCGCACACCTCCGAGGAGATGACCACCGTGTCTTCCGAGCGGCCCACCACCACGGGGCGCAGCTTCTTGGCGTCGCAGCAGGTGAAAAGGGTGTTGTCGGGGAGCACGCCGATGATGGTGTTGGGGCCGTTGATCTCCAGGTGGGTCAGCGACTGGCGGATGGCCAGAAGCTGCTCCTTGTCCTCGCGCTGCTCGATCTGCTCGAAGGCCAGGGGGGTGATCACCTGCTTGAAGTAGGACAGGGGCCAGCCGAGCTCGCGGTGCACGTAGTGCAGCGAGTAGAGGAAGCACTGGGAATCGGACTCGAAGCCGATATAGCCACGGTGCAGCTTGCGCTGGAACTCCACGTTCTTCAGGTAGAAGGTGTTCTCGCCGTTGGCCAGCGCCGTGTATCCCTGCAGGAAGAAAGGATGGGCGGCGTAGCGGACGATGTCGTAGTTGGTGTTCTGCCGGCACTGGGCGGTGATCACCCGGGCGGTGAACTTGTTGTCCGGCTCCCAGAGATTGAAATAGGTGCCGATGTCCCGCGGGTCGCCGATCTCCTTGAGGGTGACCACGTCGGGCCAGAAGGAATAGACAAAACCCATCTCGTCCTTTTCCAGGGCCCGGCGCAGCTTCAGGCGCATGTCGAGCAGGAGGTCCTCCTTCTCCTTCTGCTCGGCCTTCTTGTAGTGCTTGGGGTAGTCGTAGGTCTGGAAGACGTAGTTGGGCATGGCAATGATGTCGAGGCCGGGGAGGTGGTTCGTCTCCGGGACCCACTGCATGACCCGCTGAAAACCGGCGGCGTGCAGCATGTCCTCGGCGATCCGCACTCCTTCATCGGTGCAGGCCAGCGACAGCGTGGGAAGATGCTTGTAGGCTTCGAAGATTCCGCCCAGATCGTGCATGACCATGGCAAAACCCGAGTTGTCGTGCCCCTTCTGCTGGGACTGCATGAGCAGCAGGGCCTGACTCGGGTGAACATAATTTAGGCTCTTGATGGCTCCAATGCGGCACATCGGCATGACCTCCGAACAGTAAGTAGATGTATTCGATACTCTCGTTCAGGATGTTTTCAGGGTGAGAACAATATCTTGTATGCAAACCCGGTGCCGTCAACGACGGGTTAGCGAGAGAAACAATAGAAATGTTCTGTAGTTCCCCGAAATCATGGGCAATTAAAAAGATGGTTTTTTATCGAAGCCGGGGCGGTCTCGCACCCCTGAGGGGAGGGCGGTCGGGGTTTTTTTACGTATACTGCTCAACCAGAGTGCTCAGACTACACAAACAGCAAGGGCGGCGCTCCGGGAAGGGACGCCGCCCCAATGCCGTCATGTTCGCGCACTCTAAAAGGTGTACCCCGTTTCGGAGTGGGCCGTCTGGTCCAGTCCCCTGACTTCATCCTCCTCGTCGACGCGCAGTCCCATGACGGCCTTGAGCGCAAAGATGATGAGCAGGGTGACGATCACGGCATAGGCTCCCGCGGCGATCAGTCCGAGAAGCTGGGTCCAGAGCTGGAGAGGATTGCCCGCAATGAGGCCGCCGGCGCCGACCGTGGCGAAGAGGCCGGTGGCGATGGCCCCCCAGGCGCCGCCCACGCCGTGCACTCCGAAGGCGTCCAGAGAGTCATCGTATCCCATCTTGTGCTTGAGCAATACGCCGCCATAGCAGACGAATCCCGCCGTCAGGCCCATGAGGAGCGCCCAGCCCGGAAGAACGAATCCAGCGGCGGGGGTGATGACCACCAGTCCCGCCACCACCCCGGAAGCGGCTCCCAGGGCGCTCGGCTTGCCGGCGTGCAGCCATTCGGCCGCCATCCAGGAGAGGGCGCCGGCGGCCGCGGCCGTCTGGGTGGTGGTGAAGGCCAGGGCGGCGCCGGTTCCTGAGCCGAGGGCGCTGCCGGCGTTGAACCCGAACCAGCCGAACCACAGCAGGCCCGCCCCCAGCAGGGTCATGGGGAGGTTGTGCGGCATCATCCGTTCCATGGGATACCCTCTGCGGCGTCCGAGAACCAGCGCCAGCGCCAGGGCGCTGATGCCGGAGGAGAAGTGCACCACGGTGCCGCCGGCGAAGTCGAGAGCCCCGGCTTCGAGCAGCCAGCCGCCGTCCCCCCAGACCCAGTGGCAGATGGGATCGTAGACCAGGGTGGCCCAGAGCAGAATAAAGACGCACCAGGTGGAGAACTTCATCCGCTCGGCCACCGCGCCGGAGATCAGGGCGGGAGTGATGATGGCGAACATCCCCTGGAACATGACGAAGACATAGGTGGGGATGGTGCCGGTGAGGCTGTCCGGACCGATTCCGCGAAGAAAGATATTGTTCAGACCGCCGATGAACGCCCCCTCGCCGCCGAAGGCGAGAGAGTAGCCGATGACGATCCACTGCACGCCGATGATCGCCAGGGCGGCGAAGGAGTGCATCGTCGTCGAAAGGACGTTCTTGGACCGGACCATGCCTCCGTAAAAGAGGGCGAGACCGGGGATCATGAGCAGGACGAGGGCCGAGGATACCAGCATCCAGGCGGTATCGCCCGTATCGAGACCTTCGGCGGCAAAGGTCAGTGAAGGGAGCAGCAGGGCTCCCGCCGAAAGCGGGATGAGTCTAGCGCCGTACATCATTGTACCTCCTTGACATCGTTGGCATTCTTCAAGGAAAGAATGGCAAGGAGCGTGCCATGGAGGACAAGGATATGAATTCGAGGATTTAGGGGGAGAGGGAAAGCGGATAAGAAAAAACCTGCCCAAAGTTTGGGCAGGGGTGCTTTTCCTTTAACCTTGGAGCTTTAACCTTTGACCTGTTTTTTAGATCGGCTCGACCCACCCGTGAGGGTCAGGGATGCGTCCGTACTGGATGCCGGTCAGCGTCTCGTACAGCCTGAGGGTCAGGGGGCCCGGGCGGCCGTCTCCCAGGGAGACGGTGCGGTCCCGGTAGGTGAACTGGCCCACCGGTGAAACGACCACGGCGGTGCCGGTGCCGAAGGCCTCCTCGAGGCGGCCGCTTTCGGCGCCCTCGAAGATCTCGTCGATGGCGAGAGCCCGCTCCTCGATCTCGTAGCCCATTTCCCCGGCCAGGGCCAGAATCGAGCGCCGGGTGATCCCGTCCAGGATCGTCCCTTTGAGGGGAGAAGTGATGATCTTGCCGTCGAGGACGAAGCAGATGTTCATGCTTCCGACCTCCTCGACGTATCGGCGGTGAACCGCGTCGAGCCAGAGCACCTGGTCGCACCCGTGGCGGGAGGCCACGGTGGAGGCATAGAGGCTGGCGGCGTAATTGCCGCCGGTCTTGGCCTCGCCGGTTCCTCCCGGCGAGACGCGGACGTACTCGTCGGATACCCAGATTTTCACCGGGCTGAGGCCGCCCTTGTAGTATGCCCCCACCGGAGAGAGGATGATATAGCAGAGATATCGGCTGGAGGGTTTGACCCCCAGCACCGGCTCGGTGGCGATCATCGTGGGGCGGATATAGAGGCTGGTCCCTTCCGAGCGGGGAACCCAGTCGGCCTCCAGGCGAATCAGCTCCTTGAGCGCGCGGAGGAAGAACGCCTCGTCGACTTCGGGCATGCACATGCGGCGGGCGCTGCGGTTGAAGCGCTTGATGTTCTCTTCGGGGCGGAAAAGGGCGATCGATTCGTCCCGGCGGCGAAAGGCCTTTAGACCTTCGAAGATTTCCTGCGCATAGTGAAGCACCAAAGCGGCGGGATCGAGGGAGAAGGGGGCGTAGGGCTGGATGCGGGCCGAATGCCATCCTCTGCCGGCGTCGTATTCCATGACAAACATCCGGTCGGTGAACTGTTTGCCGAAAACCAGCTCCGACTCGTTCTCGATGCGGGACTTCTTTTCCGCAAGCGGCAAGATCTCGATATCCATGGCCATCCATCGACTCCAACGCACCAGATGGTGCTCACAGGAAATGAAAAACGGGATGAATTTAGCACAGATGGATGATCTCAGGCAAGACGATTTAACGGGGAAGGGTTTGCCGTCGGAAAGCAGGCCGGCGGTGGCCGCCACGGATCTCTCAGAAGCCTGCGGGCCGCCTTTAGTCGCCCTCTTTCTTTTCGTCTTTTTTGCTCAGCGTTTGCTGGCCGTAAAGGAGATTCTTCAGGTTTTCGTTCTTTTCCTCGTCCCGAAAACGTTTCAACATGTGGTCGTACTCCGCCCGGTCCGTCATGTCGTTCAGGCGATAGCCTATTTTTTTAAGCTTCCAGAAGTCTTCCATGGCGCACTCCTTCAGGCGGGGGGCAGGTTCTTCCCTGTGATGCCTGGAATGCTACCACCTTTTTATTTCAGGTCAAGGTATAAATTACTATTATTGGTATGGACGCTTCGAGCGGCGGTGCAGGAGGGAGTATTCAGGTCATGCGCAGGAAGGTCGGGAAGTCACGAAACCAGCTCGAAAGCGGCCTTTTCGTCGTTGAAATTATAGATCTCCCCCGTTTCGATAATGTAATACCAGCCGTAAATATTGAGTTCGCCGCGATCGTATTTCTCCTTGACATAGGGGTAGGTCAGAAGGTTTTTCATCTGCACCAGGATGTTGACCTGTTCGGTCAACCACTCCCGCTCTTCCGGCGAATCTCCCGTCATCAGTCGGTTAACCCGGCCTTTGACCTCTTTTGAGACTTCCAGCCACTTGCGCACATGAGGAATATGATCGAGGGAATCGTGGCTCATGTTCATGGCGGCGCAGCCGCCGCAATTGGAATGTCCGCAGACCAGGATGCTGTCGACATTCAGCACCTGGACGGCGTATTCGACCGAGGAGGTCGTAGCGACGAATTCATCGGTTACCCGATAGGGTGGGACGATGTTGGCAATGTTGCGGACGGTGAAGAGTTCTCCGGGATGGGTCCGGGTGATGAGGTTCGGCACGACCCTGGAGTCCGCGCAGCCGATGAACAGCGTATGCGGCTTCTGGCGTCTGCCGAGTTCCTTGAAGAGCTCCCTGTGCCCCTCGAAATCCTCTCGCTGGAATTCCAGAACTCCCTTGAAAAGCTTTTCCATCGACTGACCACCACCTTTATTTTTATTTGAATTTAAGTAAATTCACCTGGCTAAATACCCCAGGGCGTCCACCCATGCAACAAAAAACCGTACGGCTAAAAACCGGCGCGGTTTTTTTTGCGATTAAACCGCCACCGCGGCGGCGGGAGCGACCGGGCAACTGCCGGTTCCGCACACCCCCTCGATGCAGTCGAGAAAAATCCGGAGCAGCGGTTCGACCGTCCGGTGCTCCTGCAGAAACACGCTGCGGCAGCGGACCTGGCGGAATTCGGGGACCCGATGGGCCCGCAGGGTCCCGGCCGCGAGCTGGTCGCCCACCAGGCTGCGGGATATGAAGGAGATGCCGCTGCCGGACTGGACGCTCTCGACCGTCAGGCGCAGGTCATCGGAGATGACCACGCTGCGAAACGCGGCCAGGGAACTGCCGACATCCTCCAGATTCTGCACGAGCAGCCGCTTTGAGCTGCAGCCGTCGCGCCGGACGTAGAGCCGCTGTTGCTGCAGTTCGGGCAGCCGGACCGTCTCCCCGCCAAGGTCCAGTTGCGGAGCGCTGATGAAGATCAACTGGTCCTCGGGCAGGGACTTGAGGAACAATCCCTCCAGTTCCCAGCTCTGGCAATGCTCGATGATCGTCAGATCGAAATCCCCTTCTCGCAGCCCTTTGATCGCCTGGTCCGGCTGGGCGAAGATGCACTTGAGGTCGGCCAGATCGGCGTTCTGCAGCAGAAATCGGTTCAGGACCTGAGGGAGAAAGGCGGTGCCGAAGGTCGGGGTGCAGCAAATCGACAGGCGCTTGCCGCCGGCAAAGCGTTGCAGCTCATCGAGCAGTTCCTGCTCCCGGACGAGGATGGCCCGGGCCTTGTCGATGATCCGGGAGCCAATAGTGGTGAGAACCAGCCGGCTGCCCGAGCGGTCGAAGAGCTGCTGGCTGAAATGCTCCTCCAGAAACTTGATCCGCTGAGAGACGGCCGACTGGGTCAGGTTCAGGATCTCGGCGGTCCGAGAGAAGTTGCCGGTCTCCGCGGCAACGACCAGAGTCTTCAGATAGCGGGTTTCCATGGACGCCTCCGTCCGGACGGTCGGTATAAGGATCTCTTATCAGGGCATAAAAACAATTCGTTTTGATCTTAGCATTATAAATGATTAATTGTTAATAATTTTCCGGCGCCGCTCCGGCACCGGACCAGCTCAAGGAGGCTCGTCATGCAAAAAGAACTACGATGGAGATGGCTGCCGCTGCTCCTGCTCGCCGTGGCGGTGCTGCTGCCCGGTTGCAGCAGCGACAGCGACAACGACCATACCCCGGCTTCGGCGGAACCGGCGGTGGAACAGAACTTCGCCACCAGCCTGCACAGCACCCGCGCCGGAAAGGACACCTGGTACAACGATGAGACCGGCTTCGGCTCGGTCGTCGACATCGCCTACGCCGACCTGCCCTGTGCCGGTTGCCACAACAAGGCGGCCTGGGAGGATGCCGGCAAGAGCTACGACGGAGCGAACTGCCTCGACTGTCATCAGGCCGAAGCCGGCGACGCGGTGGCGATGCCGGACACCTGCTACGGCTGTCACAGTCGGCAGAAGACCGAGATCGCCCTGGGCATGACGGACGTCCACACCGATGATGTGGACGACAACGGCGACGGG
This genomic interval from Desulfuromonas sp. TF contains the following:
- a CDS encoding glutamine amidotransferase family protein: MCRIGAIKSLNYVHPSQALLLMQSQQKGHDNSGFAMVMHDLGGIFEAYKHLPTLSLACTDEGVRIAEDMLHAAGFQRVMQWVPETNHLPGLDIIAMPNYVFQTYDYPKHYKKAEQKEKEDLLLDMRLKLRRALEKDEMGFVYSFWPDVVTLKEIGDPRDIGTYFNLWEPDNKFTARVITAQCRQNTNYDIVRYAAHPFFLQGYTALANGENTFYLKNVEFQRKLHRGYIGFESDSQCFLYSLHYVHRELGWPLSYFKQVITPLAFEQIEQREDKEQLLAIRQSLTHLEINGPNTIIGVLPDNTLFTCCDAKKLRPVVVGRSEDTVVISSEVCGINEILPDRDWETDIYPHERETVVIDNSLEVQRWKQ
- a CDS encoding ammonium transporter, whose translation is MMYGARLIPLSAGALLLPSLTFAAEGLDTGDTAWMLVSSALVLLMIPGLALFYGGMVRSKNVLSTTMHSFAALAIIGVQWIVIGYSLAFGGEGAFIGGLNNIFLRGIGPDSLTGTIPTYVFVMFQGMFAIITPALISGAVAERMKFSTWCVFILLWATLVYDPICHWVWGDGGWLLEAGALDFAGGTVVHFSSGISALALALVLGRRRGYPMERMMPHNLPMTLLGAGLLWFGWFGFNAGSALGSGTGAALAFTTTQTAAAAGALSWMAAEWLHAGKPSALGAASGVVAGLVVITPAAGFVLPGWALLMGLTAGFVCYGGVLLKHKMGYDDSLDAFGVHGVGGAWGAIATGLFATVGAGGLIAGNPLQLWTQLLGLIAAGAYAVIVTLLIIFALKAVMGLRVDEEDEVRGLDQTAHSETGYTF
- a CDS encoding branched-chain amino acid aminotransferase; the protein is MDIEILPLAEKKSRIENESELVFGKQFTDRMFVMEYDAGRGWHSARIQPYAPFSLDPAALVLHYAQEIFEGLKAFRRRDESIALFRPEENIKRFNRSARRMCMPEVDEAFFLRALKELIRLEADWVPRSEGTSLYIRPTMIATEPVLGVKPSSRYLCYIILSPVGAYYKGGLSPVKIWVSDEYVRVSPGGTGEAKTGGNYAASLYASTVASRHGCDQVLWLDAVHRRYVEEVGSMNICFVLDGKIITSPLKGTILDGITRRSILALAGEMGYEIEERALAIDEIFEGAESGRLEEAFGTGTAVVVSPVGQFTYRDRTVSLGDGRPGPLTLRLYETLTGIQYGRIPDPHGWVEPI
- a CDS encoding carbonic anhydrase codes for the protein MEKLFKGVLEFQREDFEGHRELFKELGRRQKPHTLFIGCADSRVVPNLITRTHPGELFTVRNIANIVPPYRVTDEFVATTSSVEYAVQVLNVDSILVCGHSNCGGCAAMNMSHDSLDHIPHVRKWLEVSKEVKGRVNRLMTGDSPEEREWLTEQVNILVQMKNLLTYPYVKEKYDRGELNIYGWYYIIETGEIYNFNDEKAAFELVS
- a CDS encoding LysR family transcriptional regulator; translated protein: METRYLKTLVVAAETGNFSRTAEILNLTQSAVSQRIKFLEEHFSQQLFDRSGSRLVLTTIGSRIIDKARAILVREQELLDELQRFAGGKRLSICCTPTFGTAFLPQVLNRFLLQNADLADLKCIFAQPDQAIKGLREGDFDLTIIEHCQSWELEGLFLKSLPEDQLIFISAPQLDLGGETVRLPELQQQRLYVRRDGCSSKRLLVQNLEDVGSSLAAFRSVVISDDLRLTVESVQSGSGISFISRSLVGDQLAAGTLRAHRVPEFRQVRCRSVFLQEHRTVEPLLRIFLDCIEGVCGTGSCPVAPAAAVAV